From one Synechocystis sp. PCC 6803 substr. PCC-P genomic stretch:
- a CDS encoding VOC family protein, whose amino-acid sequence MTLSSGLPMGSLRRVHHIALNVKDMEKSCHFYGHILGLKPLAGEEIPLTLKTMVEEGKVSNFITPDGTVIDLFATPNLSPPAVDPHQSFTRTDHLAFDIAPEQFDQAIAVLEAHGVTIASGPVTRPTGRGIYFYDPDGFQVEIRCDPMGL is encoded by the coding sequence ATGACCCTTTCTTCTGGTTTACCTATGGGTAGTTTACGGCGTGTGCACCACATTGCTTTGAACGTTAAAGATATGGAAAAATCCTGCCACTTTTACGGCCATATTTTGGGGTTGAAACCATTGGCGGGAGAAGAAATTCCCCTTACCCTCAAAACCATGGTGGAAGAGGGAAAGGTCAGCAATTTCATCACCCCCGATGGCACCGTAATTGATCTGTTTGCCACACCGAATTTATCTCCCCCGGCAGTAGATCCCCACCAATCCTTCACTCGCACCGATCATTTGGCGTTTGACATTGCCCCGGAACAGTTTGACCAGGCGATCGCCGTGTTGGAAGCCCATGGAGTGACCATTGCATCGGGCCCCGTGACCAGGCCGACGGGCCGGGGAATTTATTTTTATGACCCGGATGGCTTTCAGGTGGAAATTCGCTGTGATCCCATGGGTTTATAG
- the malQ gene encoding 4-alpha-glucanotransferase, whose amino-acid sequence MLDKRCSGILLHPTSLPSRFGIGDLGDGAFQFIDFLADADQSVWQILPLGPTGFGNSPYLCYSALAINPWLISLDRLAEEGFLPPSLLDQAPPFTNPRVDYDQAIAYKSQVLKQAFAQFRTNIELAIEQEFAEFCQAQSDWLADYALFMAIKEAHNGAGWHQWDKDIAWREPEALKIWGDRLKTEVLYHQFLQFLGFRQWQEVKAYANQRHIAIFGDLPIYVAHDSADVWANPENFCLDPETGEAAMMAGVPPDYFSATGQLWGNPVYDWETLKATGFAWWIKRFKANLQYLDIVRIDHFRGFESYWGVPQGEKTAENGEWYPAPGKEFFQALGKALGDNLPIVAEDLGVITPEVEALRDEFNFPGMKVLHFAFDSDRGNPFLPFNYSNGNAVVYTGTHDNDTTVGWFQERSEDDQQKVINYLGCVCNEGIHWSLIRLASSSVAALAIFPLQDILGLGSDCRMNLPGTAAGNWGWRYHPDQLNDWLSGHLSFITELYGRRIYHTD is encoded by the coding sequence ATGTTAGATAAACGCTGTAGCGGTATTCTGCTCCATCCCACCTCCTTGCCCAGTCGTTTCGGCATTGGGGACTTGGGGGACGGTGCTTTTCAGTTCATCGATTTTTTGGCGGACGCAGACCAGAGTGTATGGCAAATATTGCCGTTGGGCCCCACCGGATTCGGCAATTCCCCTTACCTTTGCTATTCTGCCCTAGCAATTAATCCTTGGTTGATTAGCCTTGATCGCCTAGCTGAAGAAGGATTTTTGCCACCGAGTTTATTAGACCAAGCCCCCCCATTTACTAACCCCAGGGTGGATTATGACCAGGCGATCGCCTACAAATCCCAAGTTTTAAAACAGGCCTTTGCCCAGTTCCGTACCAACATAGAGCTAGCAATTGAGCAGGAATTTGCAGAATTTTGCCAAGCCCAAAGTGATTGGCTAGCAGATTACGCCCTGTTCATGGCCATCAAAGAAGCCCACAATGGAGCCGGTTGGCATCAATGGGACAAGGACATTGCCTGGCGGGAACCGGAAGCCCTGAAAATCTGGGGCGATCGCCTGAAAACGGAAGTTTTATACCATCAATTTTTGCAATTTCTTGGTTTTCGCCAATGGCAGGAAGTCAAAGCCTACGCTAACCAACGGCACATAGCCATTTTTGGGGACCTACCCATCTACGTTGCCCACGATAGCGCTGACGTTTGGGCCAATCCAGAGAACTTTTGCCTTGATCCGGAAACCGGAGAAGCGGCCATGATGGCCGGGGTACCACCGGACTATTTCAGTGCCACAGGGCAACTCTGGGGTAATCCTGTGTACGACTGGGAAACCCTCAAAGCTACGGGCTTTGCCTGGTGGATTAAGCGTTTTAAAGCCAATCTGCAATATCTAGACATTGTCCGCATTGACCATTTCCGGGGCTTCGAGTCCTATTGGGGAGTGCCCCAAGGGGAAAAAACTGCTGAAAATGGCGAATGGTATCCAGCCCCCGGCAAGGAATTTTTCCAAGCCCTAGGGAAAGCCCTGGGTGATAATTTACCCATTGTGGCCGAAGATTTGGGGGTAATTACTCCGGAAGTGGAAGCGCTACGGGATGAATTTAACTTTCCCGGCATGAAAGTGCTCCATTTCGCCTTTGACTCCGACCGGGGTAATCCCTTTCTGCCCTTCAACTACAGCAATGGCAACGCGGTGGTTTATACCGGCACCCACGACAACGACACCACCGTGGGCTGGTTTCAGGAACGGTCAGAGGATGATCAGCAAAAGGTGATCAATTACCTCGGCTGTGTGTGCAACGAAGGTATCCATTGGAGCTTAATTCGCCTAGCGTCCAGTTCGGTGGCGGCCCTAGCAATTTTTCCCCTCCAGGACATCCTCGGTTTGGGTAGTGACTGTCGCATGAACTTACCGGGCACTGCGGCGGGCAACTGGGGTTGGCGTTACCATCCCGACCAACTCAACGATTGGCTATCGGGGCATTTGAGTTTCATTACGGAGCTTTACGGACGGCGCATTTACCACACAGACTAG
- a CDS encoding nucleoside recognition domain-containing protein: MLNYIWFAIILLSVIAGTVTGKIEAVTEAAIESAGTAVELSIGLIGIMALWLGMMKIAEAAGLVELIAKLVKPITIKLFPDVPPEHPAIGSIVLNMSANILGLGNAATPLGLKAMQELEEINPNKSIATDAMCMFLAINTSSVQLILPATVVGLMGTAANDIFFSTILATTCSTATAIIAAKLLARLKIFALPATVEPEEEFN; the protein is encoded by the coding sequence ATGCTCAACTACATTTGGTTTGCAATTATTTTGCTATCGGTGATAGCCGGGACGGTGACGGGCAAAATTGAAGCAGTGACGGAGGCCGCCATTGAAAGTGCCGGGACAGCGGTGGAACTTTCCATTGGTTTGATTGGCATTATGGCCCTGTGGTTGGGCATGATGAAAATTGCTGAAGCGGCCGGCTTGGTGGAATTAATTGCCAAGCTGGTTAAACCCATCACTATCAAACTCTTTCCCGATGTGCCCCCAGAGCATCCGGCGATCGGTTCCATTGTGTTGAATATGTCCGCCAATATTTTGGGACTAGGTAATGCGGCCACCCCTTTGGGCTTAAAAGCGATGCAGGAGTTGGAGGAAATCAATCCCAATAAAAGTATCGCCACCGATGCCATGTGTATGTTTTTAGCTATTAATACTTCCAGTGTGCAATTAATTTTGCCTGCTACGGTGGTGGGTTTAATGGGGACGGCGGCCAATGACATTTTTTTCTCAACAATTTTGGCTACTACTTGTTCCACGGCAACAGCCATTATTGCAGCTAAACTTTTAGCCCGACTTAAGATATTTGCTTTGCCTGCTACGGTGGAACCAGAAGAAGAATTTAATTAA
- the thiL gene encoding thiamine-phosphate kinase — protein MGGSAKFLSPTSTSLLPLSQSFPPNLSTPSQPDQTIGELGEQALLAQLQKFSPAEITGDDAAVFDLPNSDSLVISTDMLVENVHFSDQTTSAFDVGWRGAAANLSDLAAMGATPTGITVALALPPSTPLAWILDVYKGLTACLEPWRTPILGGDVSRSPLKTISITVLGQVPQGKALYRHQAKVGDWIIATGDHGTSRAGLECLLHPHKTEHLPPEQKLIWQRAHQRPQPRLDLVPSLLSLETSIGAMDSSDGLADAVLQICRASQMGAELWAEKLPIPQGLTDWVGLETAREWTLYGGEDFELILAIPPLEAQKWLMAIASLDLSPNRSPRVIGQITNGTEVLLVLEEERVEKLSLQRGFQHF, from the coding sequence ATGGGCGGTTCTGCCAAATTTTTGTCGCCAACTTCCACTTCTCTTCTGCCTTTGTCTCAATCATTTCCACCCAATTTATCTACTCCGTCCCAGCCTGACCAAACCATTGGGGAGTTAGGAGAACAAGCTCTGTTGGCCCAACTACAAAAATTTTCCCCGGCGGAGATAACGGGGGACGATGCCGCTGTGTTCGATTTACCCAACTCGGACTCCCTGGTAATCAGCACGGATATGTTGGTGGAAAATGTCCATTTTAGTGACCAAACCACCTCCGCTTTTGACGTGGGTTGGCGGGGAGCAGCGGCCAATTTATCGGATTTAGCAGCCATGGGGGCCACACCGACGGGTATTACTGTGGCTTTGGCTTTGCCTCCCTCCACTCCGTTGGCTTGGATTTTAGACGTTTACAAAGGTTTGACGGCTTGTTTAGAGCCTTGGCGGACTCCAATTCTGGGGGGGGATGTTTCCCGATCGCCGCTTAAAACTATTAGCATTACGGTTTTGGGTCAAGTGCCCCAGGGTAAAGCCTTGTATCGTCACCAAGCCAAAGTGGGGGATTGGATTATTGCCACCGGCGACCATGGAACGTCTAGAGCTGGCCTGGAATGTTTACTTCATCCGCACAAGACTGAGCATTTACCACCAGAACAAAAACTAATTTGGCAACGGGCCCATCAACGGCCCCAACCCCGCTTAGATTTAGTGCCCTCCCTTCTTAGCTTGGAAACGAGCATTGGCGCCATGGACAGCAGTGACGGCCTCGCTGATGCTGTATTGCAAATTTGTCGGGCTAGTCAGATGGGAGCGGAGTTATGGGCGGAAAAACTCCCCATCCCCCAGGGGTTGACCGATTGGGTCGGTCTGGAAACTGCCAGGGAATGGACTCTCTATGGCGGTGAAGATTTTGAATTAATCCTCGCGATTCCCCCTTTGGAAGCACAAAAATGGCTCATGGCGATCGCCTCTTTGGATTTATCCCCCAACCGTTCTCCTCGAGTCATTGGTCAAATCACCAATGGGACTGAGGTGTTATTAGTGCTGGAGGAGGAAAGGGTAGAAAAATTATCTCTACAGCGGGGATTTCAGCATTTTTAG